One part of the Vidua macroura isolate BioBank_ID:100142 chromosome 14, ASM2450914v1, whole genome shotgun sequence genome encodes these proteins:
- the OGT gene encoding UDP-N-acetylglucosamine--peptide N-acetylglucosaminyltransferase 110 kDa subunit isoform X1 yields the protein MATSVGNVADSTEPTKRMLSFQGLAELAHREYQAGDFEAAERHCMQLWRQEPDNTGVLLLLSSIHFQCRRLDRSAHFSTLAIKQNPLLAEAYSNLGNVYKERGQLQEAIEHYRHALRLKPDFIDGYINLAAALVAAGDMEGAVQAYVSALQYNPDLYCVRSDLGNLLKALGRLEEAKACYLKAIETQPNFAVAWSNLGCVFNAQGEIWLAIHHFEKAVTLDPNFLDAYINLGNVLKEARIFDRAVAAYLRALSLSPNHAVVHGNLACVYYEQGLIDLAIDTYRRAIELQPHFPDAYCNLANALKEKGSVVEAEECYNTALRLCPTHADSLNNLANIKREQGNIEEAVRLYRKALEVFPEFAAAHSNLASVLQQQGKLQEALMHYKEAIRISPTFADAYSNMGNTLKEMQDVQGALQCYTRAIQINPAFADAHSNLASIHKDSGNIPEAIASYRTALKLKPDFPDAYCNLAHCLQIVCDWTDYDERMKKLVSIVADQLEKNRLPSVHPHHSMLYPLSHSFRKAIAERHGNLCLDKINVLHKPPYEHPKDLKASESRLRIGYVSSDFGNHPTSHLMQSIPGMHNPDKFEVFCYALSPDDGTNFRVKVMAEANHFIDLSQIPCNGKAADRIHQDGIHILINMNGYTKGARNELFALRPAPIQAMWLGYPGTSGALFMDYIITDKETSPVEVAEQYSEKLAYMPNTFFIGDHANMFPHLKKKAVIDFKSNGHIYDNRIVLNGIDLKAFLDSLPDVKIVKMKCPDSCDNADGNAALSMPVIPMNTIAEAVIEMINRGQIQITINGFNISNGLATTQINNKAATGEEVPRTIIVTTRSQYGLPEDAVVYCNFNQLYKIDPSTLQMWANILKRVPNSVLWLLRFPAVGEPNIQQYAQNLGLAQNRIIFSPVAPKEEHVRRGQLADVCLDTPLCNGHTTGMDVLWAGTPMVTMPGETLASRVAASQLTCLGCLELIAKSRQEYEDIAVKLGTDLEYLKKIRGKVWKQRISSPLFNTKQYTMDLERLYLQMWDHYAAGNKPDHMIKPVEASESA from the exons ATGGCGACCTCCGTGGGGAACGTGGCGGACAGCACAG AACCAACGAAACGTATGCTTTCCTTCCAAGGGTTAGCGGAGTTGGCTCATCGTGAGTATCAGGCAGGAGACtttgaagcagcagagaggcacTGCATGCAGCTCTGGAGACAGGAGCCTGATAACACTGGGGTGCTTTTGTTACTGTCCTCCATTCACTTCCAGTGTCGCCGACTGGACAG GTCTGCTCACTTCAGCACTTTGGCAATCAAACAGAATCCACTGTTGGCCGAAGCCTATTCAAATCTAGGCAATGTGTACAAGGAGCGTGGACAGCTGCAGGAAGCAATTGAACATTACAGACATGCACTGCGCCTCAAACCAGATTTCATTGATGGATATATTAATTTAGCTGCTGCACTCGTAGCTGCTGGTGATATGGAAGGAGCAGTACAGGCATATGTGTCTGCCCTTCAGTACAATCCT gaCTTGTACTGTGTTCGTAGTGACCTGGGGAACCTGCTCAAAGCCCTGGGTCGCTTGGAAGAAGCCAAG GCCTGTTACTTAAAAGCAATTGAGACTCAACCAAACTTTGCAGTGGCTTGGAGTAATCTTGGCTGTGTTTTCAATGCCCAAGGAGAAATTTGGCTTGCAATTCATCACTTTGAAAAG gctgTAACACTTGACCCAAATTTTTTGGATGCATATATCAATCTGGGAAATGTTCTGAAGGAGGCAAGGATATTTGACAG agctgtggcagcttACCTGCGAGCCTTGAGTCTGAGCCCAAACCACGCAGTTGTGCACGGCAACCTTGCCTGTGTGTACTATGAGCAGGGCCTGATAGACCTGGCCATAGACACCTACAGGAGGGCCATTGAGCTCCAGCCCCACTTCCCTGATGCCTACTGCAACTTGGCCAATGCCTTGAAGGAGAAAGGCAGC GTGGTAGAAGCAGAAGAATGCTACAACACAGCCCTTCGACTTTGCCCCACTCATGCAGACTCACTCAACAATCTGGCAAACATCAAGCGGGAGCAGGGCAATATTGAGGAAGCCGTCCGTCTTTATCGGAAGGCTCTTGAG gtGTTTCCAGAGTTTGCTGCAGCGCATTCAAACTTAGCAAGTGTTCTGCAACAGCAGGGAAAGTTACAGGAAGCTCTGATGCATTACAAAGAGGCTATTAG aatcagTCCCACATTTGCAGATGCTTATTCTAATATGGGAAACACTTTGAAGGAGATGCAGGATGTTCAAGGAGCTCTGCAGTGCTACACCCGTGCCATTCAGATAAACCCAGCTTTTGCTGATGCCCACAGCAACCTGGCCTCGATTCACAAG gATTCAGGGAATATACCAGAAGCCATTGCCTCTTACCGTACTGCTCTGAAACTGAAACCTGATTTCCCAGATGCCTATTGCAACTTGGCCCACTGTTTGCAG ATTGTCTGTGACTGGACAGACTATGATGAAAGAATGAAGAAGCTGGTTAGCATTGTAGCTGATCAGCTGGAGAAAAACAGACTGCCTTCTGTACACCCACATCATAGCATGCTGTATCCCCTTTCTCACAGTTTTAGGAAGGCTATTGCTGAGAGACATGGAAATCTCTGTTTGGACAAG ATTAATGTTCTTCACAAGCCACCATATGAGCATCCCAAGGATTTGAAGGCCAGTGAAAGTCGACTTCGTATTGGCTATGTGAGCTCTGATTTTGGAAACCATCCAACCTCACACCTAATGCAGTCAATTCCAGGCATGCATAACCCAGACAAATTtgag GTATTCTGTTATGCCCTGAGTCCTGATGATGGGACAAACTTCCGTGTAAAAGTGATGGCTGAAGCAAATCATTTCATTGACTTATCTCAG ATACCATGtaatggaaaagcagcagaccGCATCCATCAGGACGGGATTCACATTCTCATTAATATGAACGGCTACACCAAAGGAGCCCGAAATGAATTGTTTGCCCTGAGACCAGCACCTATTCAG GCAATGTGGCTAGGGTATCCTGGAACCAGTGGGGCATTGTTCATGGATTATATCATCACAGATAAAGAAACTTCACCAGTTGAGGTGGCTGAGCAGTATTCAGAGAAATTAGCTTACATGCCAAACACTTTCTTTATTGGAGACCACGCCAACATGTTCCCCCATCTGAAG aaaaaggCCGTCATTGATTTTAAGTCCAACGGTCATATTTATGATAACAGGATTGTTTTGAATGGCATTGACTTGAAGGCATTCCTTGACAGCCTTCCTGATGTCAAGATTGTTAAG ATGAAGTGTCCTGACAGTTGTGACAACGCCGATGGCAATGCCGCCCTCAGCATGCCAGTGATCCCTATGAACACCATTGCAGAGGCTGTGATCGAGATGATAAATCGTGGGCAAATTCAGATTACTATCAATGGCTTCAACATCAGTAATGGCTTAGCAACTACTCAG ataaACAACAAAGCAGCAACTGGTGAAGAAGTTCCACGGACTATAATTGTTACTACCCGTTCTCAGTACGGCTTACCAGAGGATGCTGTTGTGTACTGTAACTTCAATCAGCTCTATAAGATTGATCCTTCCACCTTGCAGATGTGGGCCAAT ATCTTAAAAAGAGTTCCCAACAGTGTGCTGTGGCTGCTACGTTTCCCAGCTGTGGGAGAGCCCAATATCCAGCAGTACGCACAAAACTTGGGTCTTGCCCAAAACAGAATCATCTTTTCACCTGTTGCCCCCAAAGAAGAGCATGTGAGGAGAGGGCAGTTGGCTGATGTTTGTCTGGACACTCCCCTTTGCAATGGGCACACAACTGGCATGGatgtgctctgggctgggactCCAATGGTCACTATGCCAG gcGAGACGCTTGCCTCACGAGTTGCTGCCTCACAGCTCACTTGCCTGGGTTGTCTTGAGCTCATTGCAAAAAGCAGACAGGAGTATGAGGATATTGCTGTGAAACTGGGAACTGACCTGGAATA CCTGAAAAAAATCCGTGGCAAAGTCTGGAAGCAGAGGATATCCAGCCCGCTGTTCAACACGAAGCAGTACACGATGGACCTGGAGCGGCTGTACCTCCAGATGTGGGATCACTACGCTGCGGGCAACAAGCCCGACCACATGATCAAACCCGTGGAGGCCAGCGAGTCTGCATGA
- the OGT gene encoding UDP-N-acetylglucosamine--peptide N-acetylglucosaminyltransferase 110 kDa subunit isoform X3, producing the protein MLSFQGLAELAHREYQAGDFEAAERHCMQLWRQEPDNTGVLLLLSSIHFQCRRLDRSAHFSTLAIKQNPLLAEAYSNLGNVYKERGQLQEAIEHYRHALRLKPDFIDGYINLAAALVAAGDMEGAVQAYVSALQYNPDLYCVRSDLGNLLKALGRLEEAKACYLKAIETQPNFAVAWSNLGCVFNAQGEIWLAIHHFEKAVTLDPNFLDAYINLGNVLKEARIFDRAVAAYLRALSLSPNHAVVHGNLACVYYEQGLIDLAIDTYRRAIELQPHFPDAYCNLANALKEKGSVVEAEECYNTALRLCPTHADSLNNLANIKREQGNIEEAVRLYRKALEVFPEFAAAHSNLASVLQQQGKLQEALMHYKEAIRISPTFADAYSNMGNTLKEMQDVQGALQCYTRAIQINPAFADAHSNLASIHKDSGNIPEAIASYRTALKLKPDFPDAYCNLAHCLQIVCDWTDYDERMKKLVSIVADQLEKNRLPSVHPHHSMLYPLSHSFRKAIAERHGNLCLDKINVLHKPPYEHPKDLKASESRLRIGYVSSDFGNHPTSHLMQSIPGMHNPDKFEVFCYALSPDDGTNFRVKVMAEANHFIDLSQIPCNGKAADRIHQDGIHILINMNGYTKGARNELFALRPAPIQAMWLGYPGTSGALFMDYIITDKETSPVEVAEQYSEKLAYMPNTFFIGDHANMFPHLKKKAVIDFKSNGHIYDNRIVLNGIDLKAFLDSLPDVKIVKMKCPDSCDNADGNAALSMPVIPMNTIAEAVIEMINRGQIQITINGFNISNGLATTQINNKAATGEEVPRTIIVTTRSQYGLPEDAVVYCNFNQLYKIDPSTLQMWANILKRVPNSVLWLLRFPAVGEPNIQQYAQNLGLAQNRIIFSPVAPKEEHVRRGQLADVCLDTPLCNGHTTGMDVLWAGTPMVTMPGETLASRVAASQLTCLGCLELIAKSRQEYEDIAVKLGTDLEYLKKIRGKVWKQRISSPLFNTKQYTMDLERLYLQMWDHYAAGNKPDHMIKPVEASESA; encoded by the exons ATGCTTTCCTTCCAAGGGTTAGCGGAGTTGGCTCATCGTGAGTATCAGGCAGGAGACtttgaagcagcagagaggcacTGCATGCAGCTCTGGAGACAGGAGCCTGATAACACTGGGGTGCTTTTGTTACTGTCCTCCATTCACTTCCAGTGTCGCCGACTGGACAG GTCTGCTCACTTCAGCACTTTGGCAATCAAACAGAATCCACTGTTGGCCGAAGCCTATTCAAATCTAGGCAATGTGTACAAGGAGCGTGGACAGCTGCAGGAAGCAATTGAACATTACAGACATGCACTGCGCCTCAAACCAGATTTCATTGATGGATATATTAATTTAGCTGCTGCACTCGTAGCTGCTGGTGATATGGAAGGAGCAGTACAGGCATATGTGTCTGCCCTTCAGTACAATCCT gaCTTGTACTGTGTTCGTAGTGACCTGGGGAACCTGCTCAAAGCCCTGGGTCGCTTGGAAGAAGCCAAG GCCTGTTACTTAAAAGCAATTGAGACTCAACCAAACTTTGCAGTGGCTTGGAGTAATCTTGGCTGTGTTTTCAATGCCCAAGGAGAAATTTGGCTTGCAATTCATCACTTTGAAAAG gctgTAACACTTGACCCAAATTTTTTGGATGCATATATCAATCTGGGAAATGTTCTGAAGGAGGCAAGGATATTTGACAG agctgtggcagcttACCTGCGAGCCTTGAGTCTGAGCCCAAACCACGCAGTTGTGCACGGCAACCTTGCCTGTGTGTACTATGAGCAGGGCCTGATAGACCTGGCCATAGACACCTACAGGAGGGCCATTGAGCTCCAGCCCCACTTCCCTGATGCCTACTGCAACTTGGCCAATGCCTTGAAGGAGAAAGGCAGC GTGGTAGAAGCAGAAGAATGCTACAACACAGCCCTTCGACTTTGCCCCACTCATGCAGACTCACTCAACAATCTGGCAAACATCAAGCGGGAGCAGGGCAATATTGAGGAAGCCGTCCGTCTTTATCGGAAGGCTCTTGAG gtGTTTCCAGAGTTTGCTGCAGCGCATTCAAACTTAGCAAGTGTTCTGCAACAGCAGGGAAAGTTACAGGAAGCTCTGATGCATTACAAAGAGGCTATTAG aatcagTCCCACATTTGCAGATGCTTATTCTAATATGGGAAACACTTTGAAGGAGATGCAGGATGTTCAAGGAGCTCTGCAGTGCTACACCCGTGCCATTCAGATAAACCCAGCTTTTGCTGATGCCCACAGCAACCTGGCCTCGATTCACAAG gATTCAGGGAATATACCAGAAGCCATTGCCTCTTACCGTACTGCTCTGAAACTGAAACCTGATTTCCCAGATGCCTATTGCAACTTGGCCCACTGTTTGCAG ATTGTCTGTGACTGGACAGACTATGATGAAAGAATGAAGAAGCTGGTTAGCATTGTAGCTGATCAGCTGGAGAAAAACAGACTGCCTTCTGTACACCCACATCATAGCATGCTGTATCCCCTTTCTCACAGTTTTAGGAAGGCTATTGCTGAGAGACATGGAAATCTCTGTTTGGACAAG ATTAATGTTCTTCACAAGCCACCATATGAGCATCCCAAGGATTTGAAGGCCAGTGAAAGTCGACTTCGTATTGGCTATGTGAGCTCTGATTTTGGAAACCATCCAACCTCACACCTAATGCAGTCAATTCCAGGCATGCATAACCCAGACAAATTtgag GTATTCTGTTATGCCCTGAGTCCTGATGATGGGACAAACTTCCGTGTAAAAGTGATGGCTGAAGCAAATCATTTCATTGACTTATCTCAG ATACCATGtaatggaaaagcagcagaccGCATCCATCAGGACGGGATTCACATTCTCATTAATATGAACGGCTACACCAAAGGAGCCCGAAATGAATTGTTTGCCCTGAGACCAGCACCTATTCAG GCAATGTGGCTAGGGTATCCTGGAACCAGTGGGGCATTGTTCATGGATTATATCATCACAGATAAAGAAACTTCACCAGTTGAGGTGGCTGAGCAGTATTCAGAGAAATTAGCTTACATGCCAAACACTTTCTTTATTGGAGACCACGCCAACATGTTCCCCCATCTGAAG aaaaaggCCGTCATTGATTTTAAGTCCAACGGTCATATTTATGATAACAGGATTGTTTTGAATGGCATTGACTTGAAGGCATTCCTTGACAGCCTTCCTGATGTCAAGATTGTTAAG ATGAAGTGTCCTGACAGTTGTGACAACGCCGATGGCAATGCCGCCCTCAGCATGCCAGTGATCCCTATGAACACCATTGCAGAGGCTGTGATCGAGATGATAAATCGTGGGCAAATTCAGATTACTATCAATGGCTTCAACATCAGTAATGGCTTAGCAACTACTCAG ataaACAACAAAGCAGCAACTGGTGAAGAAGTTCCACGGACTATAATTGTTACTACCCGTTCTCAGTACGGCTTACCAGAGGATGCTGTTGTGTACTGTAACTTCAATCAGCTCTATAAGATTGATCCTTCCACCTTGCAGATGTGGGCCAAT ATCTTAAAAAGAGTTCCCAACAGTGTGCTGTGGCTGCTACGTTTCCCAGCTGTGGGAGAGCCCAATATCCAGCAGTACGCACAAAACTTGGGTCTTGCCCAAAACAGAATCATCTTTTCACCTGTTGCCCCCAAAGAAGAGCATGTGAGGAGAGGGCAGTTGGCTGATGTTTGTCTGGACACTCCCCTTTGCAATGGGCACACAACTGGCATGGatgtgctctgggctgggactCCAATGGTCACTATGCCAG gcGAGACGCTTGCCTCACGAGTTGCTGCCTCACAGCTCACTTGCCTGGGTTGTCTTGAGCTCATTGCAAAAAGCAGACAGGAGTATGAGGATATTGCTGTGAAACTGGGAACTGACCTGGAATA CCTGAAAAAAATCCGTGGCAAAGTCTGGAAGCAGAGGATATCCAGCCCGCTGTTCAACACGAAGCAGTACACGATGGACCTGGAGCGGCTGTACCTCCAGATGTGGGATCACTACGCTGCGGGCAACAAGCCCGACCACATGATCAAACCCGTGGAGGCCAGCGAGTCTGCATGA
- the OGT gene encoding UDP-N-acetylglucosamine--peptide N-acetylglucosaminyltransferase 110 kDa subunit isoform X2, with translation MATSVGNVADSTGLAELAHREYQAGDFEAAERHCMQLWRQEPDNTGVLLLLSSIHFQCRRLDRSAHFSTLAIKQNPLLAEAYSNLGNVYKERGQLQEAIEHYRHALRLKPDFIDGYINLAAALVAAGDMEGAVQAYVSALQYNPDLYCVRSDLGNLLKALGRLEEAKACYLKAIETQPNFAVAWSNLGCVFNAQGEIWLAIHHFEKAVTLDPNFLDAYINLGNVLKEARIFDRAVAAYLRALSLSPNHAVVHGNLACVYYEQGLIDLAIDTYRRAIELQPHFPDAYCNLANALKEKGSVVEAEECYNTALRLCPTHADSLNNLANIKREQGNIEEAVRLYRKALEVFPEFAAAHSNLASVLQQQGKLQEALMHYKEAIRISPTFADAYSNMGNTLKEMQDVQGALQCYTRAIQINPAFADAHSNLASIHKDSGNIPEAIASYRTALKLKPDFPDAYCNLAHCLQIVCDWTDYDERMKKLVSIVADQLEKNRLPSVHPHHSMLYPLSHSFRKAIAERHGNLCLDKINVLHKPPYEHPKDLKASESRLRIGYVSSDFGNHPTSHLMQSIPGMHNPDKFEVFCYALSPDDGTNFRVKVMAEANHFIDLSQIPCNGKAADRIHQDGIHILINMNGYTKGARNELFALRPAPIQAMWLGYPGTSGALFMDYIITDKETSPVEVAEQYSEKLAYMPNTFFIGDHANMFPHLKKKAVIDFKSNGHIYDNRIVLNGIDLKAFLDSLPDVKIVKMKCPDSCDNADGNAALSMPVIPMNTIAEAVIEMINRGQIQITINGFNISNGLATTQINNKAATGEEVPRTIIVTTRSQYGLPEDAVVYCNFNQLYKIDPSTLQMWANILKRVPNSVLWLLRFPAVGEPNIQQYAQNLGLAQNRIIFSPVAPKEEHVRRGQLADVCLDTPLCNGHTTGMDVLWAGTPMVTMPGETLASRVAASQLTCLGCLELIAKSRQEYEDIAVKLGTDLEYLKKIRGKVWKQRISSPLFNTKQYTMDLERLYLQMWDHYAAGNKPDHMIKPVEASESA, from the exons ATGGCGACCTCCGTGGGGAACGTGGCGGACAGCACAG GGTTAGCGGAGTTGGCTCATCGTGAGTATCAGGCAGGAGACtttgaagcagcagagaggcacTGCATGCAGCTCTGGAGACAGGAGCCTGATAACACTGGGGTGCTTTTGTTACTGTCCTCCATTCACTTCCAGTGTCGCCGACTGGACAG GTCTGCTCACTTCAGCACTTTGGCAATCAAACAGAATCCACTGTTGGCCGAAGCCTATTCAAATCTAGGCAATGTGTACAAGGAGCGTGGACAGCTGCAGGAAGCAATTGAACATTACAGACATGCACTGCGCCTCAAACCAGATTTCATTGATGGATATATTAATTTAGCTGCTGCACTCGTAGCTGCTGGTGATATGGAAGGAGCAGTACAGGCATATGTGTCTGCCCTTCAGTACAATCCT gaCTTGTACTGTGTTCGTAGTGACCTGGGGAACCTGCTCAAAGCCCTGGGTCGCTTGGAAGAAGCCAAG GCCTGTTACTTAAAAGCAATTGAGACTCAACCAAACTTTGCAGTGGCTTGGAGTAATCTTGGCTGTGTTTTCAATGCCCAAGGAGAAATTTGGCTTGCAATTCATCACTTTGAAAAG gctgTAACACTTGACCCAAATTTTTTGGATGCATATATCAATCTGGGAAATGTTCTGAAGGAGGCAAGGATATTTGACAG agctgtggcagcttACCTGCGAGCCTTGAGTCTGAGCCCAAACCACGCAGTTGTGCACGGCAACCTTGCCTGTGTGTACTATGAGCAGGGCCTGATAGACCTGGCCATAGACACCTACAGGAGGGCCATTGAGCTCCAGCCCCACTTCCCTGATGCCTACTGCAACTTGGCCAATGCCTTGAAGGAGAAAGGCAGC GTGGTAGAAGCAGAAGAATGCTACAACACAGCCCTTCGACTTTGCCCCACTCATGCAGACTCACTCAACAATCTGGCAAACATCAAGCGGGAGCAGGGCAATATTGAGGAAGCCGTCCGTCTTTATCGGAAGGCTCTTGAG gtGTTTCCAGAGTTTGCTGCAGCGCATTCAAACTTAGCAAGTGTTCTGCAACAGCAGGGAAAGTTACAGGAAGCTCTGATGCATTACAAAGAGGCTATTAG aatcagTCCCACATTTGCAGATGCTTATTCTAATATGGGAAACACTTTGAAGGAGATGCAGGATGTTCAAGGAGCTCTGCAGTGCTACACCCGTGCCATTCAGATAAACCCAGCTTTTGCTGATGCCCACAGCAACCTGGCCTCGATTCACAAG gATTCAGGGAATATACCAGAAGCCATTGCCTCTTACCGTACTGCTCTGAAACTGAAACCTGATTTCCCAGATGCCTATTGCAACTTGGCCCACTGTTTGCAG ATTGTCTGTGACTGGACAGACTATGATGAAAGAATGAAGAAGCTGGTTAGCATTGTAGCTGATCAGCTGGAGAAAAACAGACTGCCTTCTGTACACCCACATCATAGCATGCTGTATCCCCTTTCTCACAGTTTTAGGAAGGCTATTGCTGAGAGACATGGAAATCTCTGTTTGGACAAG ATTAATGTTCTTCACAAGCCACCATATGAGCATCCCAAGGATTTGAAGGCCAGTGAAAGTCGACTTCGTATTGGCTATGTGAGCTCTGATTTTGGAAACCATCCAACCTCACACCTAATGCAGTCAATTCCAGGCATGCATAACCCAGACAAATTtgag GTATTCTGTTATGCCCTGAGTCCTGATGATGGGACAAACTTCCGTGTAAAAGTGATGGCTGAAGCAAATCATTTCATTGACTTATCTCAG ATACCATGtaatggaaaagcagcagaccGCATCCATCAGGACGGGATTCACATTCTCATTAATATGAACGGCTACACCAAAGGAGCCCGAAATGAATTGTTTGCCCTGAGACCAGCACCTATTCAG GCAATGTGGCTAGGGTATCCTGGAACCAGTGGGGCATTGTTCATGGATTATATCATCACAGATAAAGAAACTTCACCAGTTGAGGTGGCTGAGCAGTATTCAGAGAAATTAGCTTACATGCCAAACACTTTCTTTATTGGAGACCACGCCAACATGTTCCCCCATCTGAAG aaaaaggCCGTCATTGATTTTAAGTCCAACGGTCATATTTATGATAACAGGATTGTTTTGAATGGCATTGACTTGAAGGCATTCCTTGACAGCCTTCCTGATGTCAAGATTGTTAAG ATGAAGTGTCCTGACAGTTGTGACAACGCCGATGGCAATGCCGCCCTCAGCATGCCAGTGATCCCTATGAACACCATTGCAGAGGCTGTGATCGAGATGATAAATCGTGGGCAAATTCAGATTACTATCAATGGCTTCAACATCAGTAATGGCTTAGCAACTACTCAG ataaACAACAAAGCAGCAACTGGTGAAGAAGTTCCACGGACTATAATTGTTACTACCCGTTCTCAGTACGGCTTACCAGAGGATGCTGTTGTGTACTGTAACTTCAATCAGCTCTATAAGATTGATCCTTCCACCTTGCAGATGTGGGCCAAT ATCTTAAAAAGAGTTCCCAACAGTGTGCTGTGGCTGCTACGTTTCCCAGCTGTGGGAGAGCCCAATATCCAGCAGTACGCACAAAACTTGGGTCTTGCCCAAAACAGAATCATCTTTTCACCTGTTGCCCCCAAAGAAGAGCATGTGAGGAGAGGGCAGTTGGCTGATGTTTGTCTGGACACTCCCCTTTGCAATGGGCACACAACTGGCATGGatgtgctctgggctgggactCCAATGGTCACTATGCCAG gcGAGACGCTTGCCTCACGAGTTGCTGCCTCACAGCTCACTTGCCTGGGTTGTCTTGAGCTCATTGCAAAAAGCAGACAGGAGTATGAGGATATTGCTGTGAAACTGGGAACTGACCTGGAATA CCTGAAAAAAATCCGTGGCAAAGTCTGGAAGCAGAGGATATCCAGCCCGCTGTTCAACACGAAGCAGTACACGATGGACCTGGAGCGGCTGTACCTCCAGATGTGGGATCACTACGCTGCGGGCAACAAGCCCGACCACATGATCAAACCCGTGGAGGCCAGCGAGTCTGCATGA